The nucleotide sequence tgctgaaacaaacttgcgctgcgtaagaagctctggaatctgcacgccaaatctcaatagcctagctcccatagtttccgagatctcagcgttcatccggacggacagacagacggacagacggacggacggacagacggacagacggacagacggacatggctagatcgactcggctagtgatcctgatcaagaatatatatactttgtggggtcggaaacgcttccttctgcctgttacatactttccgacgaatctagtatacccttttactctacgagtaacgggtataaaaatgaagCGAAATCTGCGTCAGAGGAAGTGCGATGAATATGCGGATAGATATTTAAGCAGAAAGGCCTAGAACGTGACGCTCATTCGAGATAAACACGGATTTTGTTTTGCATTTGTCGCCACATAAATAAAGCTCTTCAGTGACATGAGTAAGGCTCAGAACTTGAATTGTGTAAGCCAAAAATAACCTTTTGCCGAGGGTGTAATTTGGCAGAACAAACACTTAACAAAATGGAAAACTATAGAAAAACAACTTGAAATTAAAGATGTcgaaaagtatgctacaataTATTCTTAAGCCAAAAGTTGTACCATTCCCAATTACAGCGTTAAGGTTATAAGTAATTTTAAAAAcctagttatatattttattataaaggTGTTTAAAAGTGTGCTAGAATGTGTTTCTTACTCCGTTAGACattttattgcatacttttagacacttttataagtaaatataaatacacaGTGATTTCTTTGGAAGCCGATACTAAGAGAAACCTCATTCCAACCAATTCGTCGATAAAAAAGATTGGAGATCGAATGTGTTCCCTCACCTGATCCCTCGCCTTGCGATCGTCCTCAGGCTGATGTGGTCTCCTACCCATAAGCTCGTGAATGGCCAAGATGATTTCGCTCAGTTCGCCGCGACTGATCCTTCCGTCGCCGTTCAGGTCGTACAACTTGAAGGTCCAGCGCAGTCGTTCGTACACCGAACCCCTCAGCAGGGTCGACAAGGTGACCAGTAAATCCTAATAatcattaaaatgtattaaaagGTGTGAACGCCAAAGATTGCGTAAATGTTATTATAATGGGAAATAATTACCCGAAAACTAATGGCGCCATTGCAATTAACATCGAACGCTTTGAACACATAATGAGCGTATAAACTCGAATCtttataaatagaaaaagCAAAGGAGGCGTGTCAGGgggatttttattttcttgtatttctttttttttgctgttcGGGTATTTTGGGGTATTTTGGCATTTGGGCGCAGCTGCTGCAGGGACGAAATGTTTGCTTAAATGGCGCTTTATGACGCGCAACTATAAAAAGGAAAGCATAAGACCTTAGCGACAGCACCCACATACACAAATACACACCCTAAATGGGGGACATTTATATACGACTCACAGTCGCACATACATTCTCAAATACTTACTGCCATGTGGAAAGAATTTGGCGTAAATATCCTTAAAACAATCCTCGTGCACCACGCCCTCGGGACATTCCTGCGAAAAAGGAAAGAAATCGCCATGAAAGTGTTTGCTCGGTTAATAAAGAAAAAGGCAAATGTAATGACACTGGATTCCAAAGGGGCTAAGAGGACTAGACGGCGAGGAATCTTGCATAACTTATGAGAGCTTTTGATTAGGAAGGCATTACCACAAGTTTGGTTActcttaaaatataatatgaaATTTTATATATAGCAAGAATatctaaatatttaaataatataatttaacaaaataatacttttttgatATTTAATTTACAATTAGTAAAGTCTACGACTACAAAAAGGTTCAAAAAGTGTTCCATTCATAGTAGTTAGGAACTCAAGAATACAAGTTGCCAATCAGCAAAAAAAAGGGCAAATCATCATCGAGGTATCAGCGAGCAAAGTGTCACAAAGACAAACTATCAATGGGCCAAACAGTCAATAGGGCAAACTCCAAGTGAGCCAAACGGACTCTGGCTCAAACCATCCATTTACTTGACCCCCAGCTCATCTCTTGTTGACCCACATATTGAAACTTTTGCGCTGAGCGAGCCATTTTCCGCACTCTTTGGTGGCAAAGTGCTTGGACACACAATCGCTTACAAGCAGCGAATTCATTTGCAATGAAATTCAAAACGCGTGTGCATTAAAAGGGCAGCCATTCGAAGAGCTCTCCTTTTTACATCGCAACTGGCCAGCAAGTTGTCTTTGGACCATAAACTTGAGGGCTATATTTTTTGGGTTAAGTGGGTGGAGATGTTATGAAAAGAGTTTCGCTCCAGaatttatgtcatttattctGTCGTTCAGTCATCGAGGGAAATTCACagttaagaaatattttatgtaGACTTTCCTGGTATTATAGACTCTAAATTTAGGGAAAgcattcaaatttaatttattactGGGGGTTGTAAAAACACTTATTAAAGCATCTAAAAGTAGGCAATGAAAAGGAATCATCCTAAGTCTTTGGGCTAAACATTGAAGCCTACATCTTGGTAATATAAAACCCCATTacaaataattatatattttatctaatttatttaaatttaatttattactGATGATTTTTAAAACACTTATTAAGGCGTCTAAAAGTAGGCAAGTATTTCGTTGGATCTAACATATATTAAAGCCTACTTGTAAACACCTTTATAAGTTATAAAACAAACACAACTATCTATTTAAGAGGTAAACAATTAATAACTGATAATTTTTGGATTACATAAATCATTTGTTATCCTACCGTTTTGAATCCTCTGTACATGACCCGGATTTCCTGTTTGGTGAACTTGGTCTGCCGGCACAGATCCTCGAGGGCTACGGGAATGGGCTTAGGCACTCGTGTGTGTTCCAACTCATAGACCACCTCCTCGATGGGACTTTCCGGCGGTGAGGCCATGGTTGCTCCTGACTTATTGTTGACTGGCTGCCGTGTCTAATTAATTTCGGTGCTGATTATGATTGGCGGCCTAATATCAATTTGCATTTGAGGTGCTCGGTTTTTAGGGGCCCAAGAGCGAACTCATTATGCCTGAAATTCGCTGAGAGTATACAATTTCTTTGTCCTTTTTTTATGGGTTCTCCACCTTTTCAGCGGCTGCTGCTCTGAATCCCTTTCAGCGTatccttttcttttttttgtggttttcggtttcggtttccTTTACGCCATTCTGCTAAGTCGCTAATGAGGCTACCATTGCTGTAACGAAATGGAAGAAGAGAGCAGGTGAGATAGATATTACACTGGGAAAATAACAAGTTACATTGAGAGGGGTGCCACAGAAATAGGTAGTGTTTTGAAAACAATATTAAGTGTAattttaggtgtctaaaagtatgcagtgaataaTAGAATAAATGAGTTATTTGAACTTAtgagtttaaaatatattgttgcatacttttagacacctaaaattacatttaaaagtgGTTCCAAAATcgtatttaattatatatcaTGGTAGTGATAAATTATTTcggttataaaatatatatattggtCCATCTGcccttaaaattatttatcttaCAGAAGAAGTTGTTCATTGAAAAATAATAACTAAATGTGAAATTTTGATTACTTAAAATACatccacaaaaaaaaatgttttttattaagaataaagattttaaaatgttttgggtctttaaaattatataaagcaaactatttatttttaaaatataacccaaacttaataataatattttccgGCTCACATAAATCAGTGCTGAAAGCCAGTGCAAGGACACTTGCAGCTGCCGGAAGTGCAACTCGTAGCCGCAGCAGTGGGTATGGTACACCTTTAGGCACTCAGCCCCATCCACACCATTTATATATGAGCACATCGAGTATACGCCTTGTTGACTCCCACTGCCTGGGGCAAGATGCAAATGAAGATTATTATTGCGTGCCATAAATCAAAGGCGAATCGAGTTATGCGCGCTCTTTGGCGTACTTGCAGCACCTTTACCTTGCTGCAATTTCTGCAGGGCAAAGTGGGTGGTGTAtttttgtgggcgtggcaaggcTCTTTCCCAGATGAAATTAATGAGCACTTTGCATGCAAATGAATTGAAAGCGAATTTATTCCAACTGTGGATTTGCTTGGCTTCGACAGCATAAACACAATGCAAATCAGCTTAAGATATTGAGTTGCATTGTTGACGTTGTTATTGAAGTGTTTTAGA is from Drosophila suzukii chromosome 3, CBGP_Dsuzu_IsoJpt1.0, whole genome shotgun sequence and encodes:
- the LOC108015467 gene encoding A-type potassium channel modulatory protein KCNIP1, whose translation is MASPPESPIEEVVYELEHTRVPKPIPVALEDLCRQTKFTKQEIRVMYRGFKTECPEGVVHEDCFKDIYAKFFPHGNSSLYAHYVFKAFDVNCNGAISFRDLLVTLSTLLRGSVYERLRWTFKLYDLNGDGRISRGELSEIILAIHELMGRRPHQPEDDRKARDQVDRVFRKLDLNQDGIITIEEFLEACLKDDLVTRSLQMFDNDL